The Streptomyces sp. NBC_00335 DNA window GAGCATCGACTTCACGACCACGCTGAACGGCGTCAAGGAACAGGATTACGTACGCGTCCCCGTCACCAGTACGCAGGCACGCATCGCCCTGGCCTCCTCGAAGGCGACCGGCGCCTACGCGACACGGGGCAAGGTCAGCGGCACGGTCACCTGGCAGGCCTCCGACGGCACGTGGAAGCCGGCGCCGGCCGGCACCTGGGTCTTTGGTGGCGCGTGGAGCAGCAGCAGCAACAGCAACACGACGGACAGCGCCGGCCGTTTCACCGTGTCTCCCACGTTCCTCAACGACGGCACCTGGCCAATCGAGACATCCTCGAACTGGCTGCACGCACCTGACCGGTACGTGACGGTCGACACCACGGCGGGGACCTACTTCAAGTACCCCTGGGCCTCGGTGGACCAGAACAAGACCGTGAACGTGAAGGCCGACTTCGAGCGCGTCCAGATCCCGGCCGGCATCACCTCCCTGAAGGTGGAGATCCAGCACTCGGCGGACGGCAAGACCGGCTGGACCACCCGCAAGAGCGTCAACGTCCCCACCAAGCCCGGCGCCAACCAGCCGGCCACCGTCGATGCGACGCTGCCCTACCCGGGTGCCGGCTACTTCCGGCTGCGGTACGCGGGCACGACGGCCATCCACGGCTGGACCACCCCGGCGATGAAGGTCGCCCGGACCATGACGGCCGTCCCGGAGTTCAACGCCGCACCCGAGCCGGTCAAGAAGGGCAAGCCGATCACCCTCACCGGCAAGCTCACCCACTCCGACCCGGCGTGGAAGCCCTTCGCCGGCCAGACCGTCCACTACTACTTCCGCCCGACCGGAAGCACCACCTGGAAGGTCATGGGCAACTCCAAGACCGCCGCCGACGGCACCTTCAATAAGGCCTTCACCGCCGACCGCACCGGCTCCTGGACCGCCCGCTACGAACAGACCGACGCGACCCACTTCTACGCCGCGAGCCGCGTCGACGAAGTCGTCGTCACCCCGTAGTACCCGGGCCCCGGCCGCACCTCCGGCGGGGCGCGGCCCGGGGCGCCTCCCCGGCCGTGTTTGTATGAGTTTGTGCCGACAACTCACCTGCTGCCCGAGCCCGTACGCCGCCTCGCCGCCTGGTGCGTCGTCGTCCTCCTCGCCACCGCCGTCCTCGCGCTCGTGGTGTGGCTGTGCACCGTGTTCCGGACGGTGGTCACGCCCGTGCTGCTCGCCGTGCTCGGCACGGCCCTGCTCGGGCCGATGCACCGGCGGCTGGTCCGGATGAAGGTCAACCGCTCGCTCGCCGCGGCCCTCACCTGCCTGACCGTGGCCGCCGTGGTCGGCGGGGCCGGCTACATCGTCGTCCTCGCGCTCATCGAGACCGGCGACCAGATCATCGACTCCCTGCGCAAGGCCGGCCAGGACCTCGCGAAGCACTTCGGGGCGCTCGGCACCTCCCTGGAGGACGTCGCCGAGAACTCCAAGGAGCTGCTCACCAAGTTCGGCGGAACGGCCGCCTCGGGCGTGGTCACCGGGCTCAGCGTGGTCGCGACGATGATCGCGACGGCCCTGCTGGCCATGGTGCTGATCTTCTTCTTCCTCCGCGACTCCGACCGGGCCGTGGGCACCCTGCGCTCGATGGTCCCGAGCCGCTCGGGCGACCTGATGGAGGCGATGGGGCGGCGCGCGTTCGAAGCCGTCGAGGGCTTCATGCGCGGCACCACCTTCGTGGCCCTGGTCGACGCCGTGCTGATCGGCGCGGGTCTGCTGATCCTCCGGGTCCCCGGCGCCGTGGGGCTGGCCGCCCTGGTGTTCGTGACCGCCTACATCCCCTACCTCGGCGCCTTCCTCTCCGGCGCCGTGGCGGTCCTCGTCGCCCTCGCCGACCGCGGCTGGGTCATCGGCCTGTGGGCGCTGGGCGTGGTGCTGGCGGTCCAGATGATCGAGGGGTACGTCCTCCAGCCGATGGTGCAGAGCCGCACCGTGCAGATGCACCCGGCGGTGGTCATGCTGGCGATCACGGCCGGGGCGAGCGTCGCCGGCATCCTCGGGATGCTGCTGGCCGTACCGCTGACCGCGGCCTTCTTCGGGGTGGTCTCGGAGCTGCGGTCCCGGTACGCGGCGCAGGCCTGAGCGCGCGGCGCGGCCGGGACCGGGACCGGGACCGACGGTGTGTCAGCCTCTGGAGCCGGTCGGCCTCCTCGCATCCAGGACGCGGGCCGTGACCGCCCGCCCCAGGCTCCGGTTCAGGTCGGCGAAGCCGATCAGGGCCGTGACGTCCGGGGAGGGGCCGAAGCCGACGCGCGGGGCCGCCGGAACCAGGCCGCGCTCTCCTTCTTCAGGCAGCAGGACAGGACGACGGCGGTGAAGACGAAGCTCGGCCCGGACGTCCCGTCTCCGGAGATCAGCCCGAACAGGGAGTTCGCGCCGATGAGTGCCGCGATGACGATGGCGGCGATGCGGACGCCGTTCCCGCCCTTGCGGAACTTGAGGCCGATCACCAGGCACACGACGCCCGTGAGCAGGGTGATCAGAGCGACGATCAGGAGGGCCCCGTCGGTGAGCCCCGCCTCGCCGGTCTCGTCAGCGACCGTCCCGGCGAAGGTGAGCACCAGGACGGAGAGCCCGATCACGAAGTTCAGGCCCGCCCCGGCGAACAGCGCGATCCGCGCGGATTTCACCGCACGCGGCATCTCCTGCGAGGCCGGGGCGTACGTACCGCCGGGCCCCACGGGGTACGGGCCGGCGGGGTGCGTCGGGGGGTGGGGAGGCTGTTCGGTGTTCAACTCGGGCTCTTCCGCTGGGCTGATCGGCTGTACGTGTATGGCTCGGATAAGCCAACAGCCCCCGGTCGGCGCCGTCGCCCGCCGAAGGTCCTGATGATCAGGCCGATCGTCCCGGCGCGGTTCCGGTGGCGTACGAGGAGATCAGGCGCGACAGGTGCCGGCCCGCCAGGAGGAGGGGGGTGCGGC harbors:
- a CDS encoding AI-2E family transporter yields the protein MPTTHLLPEPVRRLAAWCVVVLLATAVLALVVWLCTVFRTVVTPVLLAVLGTALLGPMHRRLVRMKVNRSLAAALTCLTVAAVVGGAGYIVVLALIETGDQIIDSLRKAGQDLAKHFGALGTSLEDVAENSKELLTKFGGTAASGVVTGLSVVATMIATALLAMVLIFFFLRDSDRAVGTLRSMVPSRSGDLMEAMGRRAFEAVEGFMRGTTFVALVDAVLIGAGLLILRVPGAVGLAALVFVTAYIPYLGAFLSGAVAVLVALADRGWVIGLWALGVVLAVQMIEGYVLQPMVQSRTVQMHPAVVMLAITAGASVAGILGMLLAVPLTAAFFGVVSELRSRYAAQA